The following are from one region of the Acidobacteriota bacterium genome:
- a CDS encoding GNAT family N-acetyltransferase produces MSTPLHLTTERLEIRDFLESDFGATHAWASDPEVTNFLSWGPNSESETRAYLDAARADRQIDPRRDYRLALVDRESRIPLGLGVLLAREPEQWELGYCLAREAWGRGLATEASRALLVFAFETLQAHRIIGRVDPRNPASAKVLTNLGFRREGHFVQDVKKYGEWRDTVMFGLLAEEFQPGVHP; encoded by the coding sequence ATGAGCACTCCCCTCCACCTCACAACGGAACGCCTCGAGATCCGCGACTTTCTGGAGTCCGACTTCGGCGCCACCCACGCTTGGGCATCCGATCCCGAGGTCACCAACTTTCTGAGCTGGGGCCCCAACAGCGAGAGCGAAACGCGCGCCTACCTGGACGCCGCTCGTGCCGATCGCCAGATTGACCCGCGCCGCGATTACCGGCTCGCCCTGGTCGACCGAGAGAGTCGAATCCCGCTCGGTCTCGGCGTGCTCCTGGCGCGCGAGCCGGAGCAGTGGGAGCTCGGCTACTGCCTGGCCCGCGAGGCCTGGGGCCGGGGCCTGGCAACGGAGGCCTCGCGAGCGCTTCTCGTCTTCGCCTTCGAAACTCTGCAAGCCCACCGCATCATCGGACGCGTCGATCCTCGCAACCCCGCCTCCGCCAAGGTTCTGACCAATCTCGGTTTCCGCCGCGAAGGACACTTCGTTCAAGACGTCAAGAAATATGGCGAGTGGCGCGACACGGTCATGTTCGGCCTGCTCGCCGAGGAATTTCAGCCAGGAGTCCATCCATGA
- a CDS encoding cupin domain-containing protein: MDKINLRQKLTQIDQHWQPRLVGELNGQHVRLAKLQGEFVWHHHEDEDELFLVLEGRLLMRLRDRDVWLEEGEMFIVPRGVEHLPVAEEEVHVLLFEPASTLNTGNVRNERTVEEINPL, translated from the coding sequence ATGGACAAGATCAACCTGCGTCAAAAACTTACTCAGATCGACCAACACTGGCAGCCGCGTTTGGTGGGCGAGCTCAACGGACAGCATGTGCGACTCGCCAAGCTCCAGGGCGAGTTCGTCTGGCACCATCACGAAGACGAGGACGAGCTCTTTCTGGTGCTCGAGGGCAGGTTGCTGATGCGGCTGCGGGATCGCGACGTTTGGCTCGAAGAGGGCGAGATGTTCATCGTTCCACGCGGTGTCGAGCACCTTCCGGTGGCGGAAGAAGAGGTCCATGTCCTGCTGTTCGAGCCGGCGTCGACGCTCAACACCGGCAACGTGCGAAACGAGCGCACCGTCGAAGAGATCAATCCGCTCTGA
- a CDS encoding glycosyltransferase family 2 protein — MSLKKISVAILSWNGRHHLGPCLEALSRQRDPGLPWEVLVLDNGSTDGTVEWLRQNHPAVRCVESRLNLGFCAGNNRLVEEAEGDAIAFLNNDTRPQESWLAALVDGLRRCPPDVAAVSGRILDWAGERLDFARGVMTFDGHAFQMGFRRPLDRLRPQEDPPDGEELFFACGGNMLIRRQSFLAAGGFDEDYFAYLEDVDLGWRLWSGGERVRYVADAVVHHRSSATSDLLGLYNRGFLFERNAFLTAYKNYEDGLWEQVMSAVWLTLTSRTQTLLVQNNPGGEVLTQDPYAGLIANTGEAGPSPPTRPLWLRPRTLLRTLRHRLRAGGRPVLTDERSVAQLRAQTWILGHLDRSHAKRRAVQRRRKVSDRSLLERFPVYVVPTYPGDELLFARPGFRAALAGQLPTIDSTLDELMALEERSS; from the coding sequence ATGAGCCTGAAGAAGATCTCGGTCGCCATCCTGAGCTGGAACGGACGCCATCACCTCGGACCCTGCCTCGAAGCCCTCAGCCGGCAGCGGGACCCCGGGCTGCCGTGGGAGGTCTTGGTGCTCGATAACGGCTCGACCGATGGCACGGTGGAGTGGCTGCGGCAGAACCATCCTGCGGTGCGCTGTGTCGAGAGCCGCCTCAATCTGGGCTTCTGTGCCGGCAACAATCGCCTGGTGGAAGAGGCCGAAGGCGATGCCATCGCCTTCCTCAACAACGACACCCGGCCGCAGGAGTCCTGGCTGGCGGCGCTGGTTGATGGTTTGCGCCGCTGCCCGCCCGACGTCGCCGCCGTCTCCGGACGGATTCTCGACTGGGCAGGGGAGCGGCTCGACTTCGCCCGCGGCGTCATGACCTTCGATGGTCACGCCTTTCAGATGGGCTTTCGGCGTCCCCTCGACCGGCTGCGACCGCAGGAGGACCCACCCGACGGGGAGGAGCTCTTCTTCGCCTGTGGCGGCAACATGTTGATTCGGCGGCAGTCCTTTCTCGCCGCCGGTGGCTTCGACGAGGACTACTTCGCCTACCTCGAGGATGTCGACCTCGGCTGGCGCCTTTGGTCCGGCGGGGAGCGCGTGCGCTACGTCGCCGATGCGGTGGTTCACCACCGTTCGAGCGCCACCAGCGACCTGCTCGGGCTCTACAACCGCGGCTTCTTGTTCGAGCGCAACGCCTTCCTCACCGCCTATAAAAACTACGAAGACGGCCTGTGGGAGCAGGTGATGTCGGCGGTCTGGCTGACCTTGACGTCGCGCACCCAGACCCTGCTGGTGCAGAACAATCCTGGGGGCGAGGTCTTGACTCAGGATCCCTATGCCGGGCTGATCGCCAATACCGGGGAAGCTGGGCCGAGTCCGCCGACGAGACCCTTGTGGCTGCGGCCGCGAACCCTCCTGCGCACCCTGCGCCATCGCCTGCGCGCCGGCGGTCGGCCGGTCTTGACGGACGAGCGCAGCGTCGCCCAGCTGCGGGCTCAAACCTGGATTCTGGGGCACCTCGACCGCAGTCACGCCAAACGCCGGGCGGTTCAGAGGCGGCGCAAGGTCAGCGACCGCAGCCTCTTGGAGCGCTTCCCGGTGTACGTGGTGCCGACCTACCCGGGGGACGAGCTGCTGTTCGCGCGCCCCGGCTTTCGCGCCGCCCTCGCGGGACAGCTACCAACCATCGACTCGACCCTCGACGAGCTGATGGCGCTGGAGGAGCGGAGCTCCTAG